Genomic segment of Eretmochelys imbricata isolate rEreImb1 chromosome 24, rEreImb1.hap1, whole genome shotgun sequence:
GACACACGGACCCTCCCAGCACCTCATACCCAATGCCAGGGAGCTGAACTGGGGGGACTCACCATGTAGTTGGGGTCTGGCTGGGGAGGCAAGGGCATGGCCTGCAAGACAGAtggacatgggggaggggagagagattaGTTATAACCTGCCTTTGACaccccccgcagccccctccaggattccccctgccccccaacccactgGCAGGGAACAGACCCCAGGGAGAGGCTCTGACCCAGGagcttgtggggaaggggggcaggctCTGCGGGGCGATGGGGAGGGCAGTACCTGGCAGTGATGGGGGCAGCATGCCAGGGTTCATGTGGGGCAGTGCCCATGGGGTCCCCAGAGGGGCAGTGCCTGGCCCCACCTCACTCACCGGGGGAGCTCGGGGGTCAGTTTCGGGGTTTCTCCCCTCTGGCTGGGGCAACTCCAATGGAGACTCCATCACCTCATAAATCGGCTCTGTGTCATCTGGAGAGAGAACgggagatagaacccaggcgtccgggctcttggccccaccccaaacccagcatCAGGGCTGTGACTCACCCCTGGGAGATCTTGGTGGTTTTTTCCCTTTGGGATCCAGTTTTCCTGTGGAGCTAAACAGAGCCGGGAGCTGACATGATAATCTTAAAGgaatccccaccccacctcaccaggagaaaagaacccaggtgtcctggctcccagcccccccatctcctttccgctctaacccactacaccccactccccttccagggccagggagagaacccaggcatcctggctcccagccccacctcagccccccccccaactctaaccactagaccctgctcccctcccagagccaaagagagaacccaggcatcctcccctgccaccccacttACCCTCCGGCCAGGTCCGACCTGCGCAGGACGAGGTGGTAGATGACCACGGCCCCCAGAGCTCCGGTCAGCAAAATCCCAACCATGACCCCTGCCACCACCCAGCCCAGGACCTGCGGGGTGCTGGGGGCCGCTGTGGCCGGGGGTGGCTCTGTGTCTGAGCCCGGGGGGGGCAGCGTCCTTGGGCCCAGGGTGGTCACTGGGGCTGCAAGGAAGAGAGTTGGGGAGAGGTTAgtgttgggtgggggggctggagctTGGGAGGGACCCCAGGGAGTCCCTGTGGACAGAGCAGAGTCCTGGGCTGGGGGAATGAGGGGAGCTAGTGGGGTTTTGGGAGGGATCACCCTCTGGCTCCCCCTGGGGCTAAAGGGTTGGGGGTCCACGGGGCAGTCcatgtgggggatgggggtctCCAAGACtgtcctggggagggggaggagtctATGGGGGAGTCCCTGGAGGGATGGGGCCATGGGGGGCGATGGAGAGGGGGatggggcaatgggggggggctctgaggcAGTCCCTGGGGGTGTCTTTAACCAGCCTGCAGTCAACACCCTCCCATGGACCAGGCCTCTCGGCCGCTCTCCGGAGCAGGACGCTGGGGAATGACCAGCGCCCGGGCCAGGCCCCACCGCCCGTGCCGGCCCAACAGCCAAGTACCTTCCTCTTCAGTGTCTGTGCTTTGGACCTGGACGCGGAGCAGACCCAGTGGCTGACGCTGCCCCCGTGCTCCGGCCCTGCCACCGGGTAAAGGCGTTCGAGCCGGTGCAGCTAGGGCTGAGGATCCGGAACCAGGAGCTGTTCCCAGCATTTGCCAACAGCCCCCTCAGCTTGAGGCTCTGTCGCCGCCCAGGGAACCTGCCCGCAAGGGCCCGCGGACAGCTCCGAGCGCGCCGCCTCCCTGCAGCCATGAGCGGCGCAGGGCCCATGGGGCTCTTGGCTGGCCGGGGGTTCTCTAGAGAGGAGCTCGCTCCTGTGAGGATCTCGGAGAAGCCCGACACCTGGTCTACACCCTACAAACCAACCCGCCCCAGCTCCGTGAATTTCACACCCTGAGCCCTGGAGTCAGGACAAGGGACCCCGGTGTGAACGCAGCTAAGGCCACGGAAGAATTTGTCCCCTGACCTCTCGGCCGCTGCTCCGGGGACTGGACTGAGCAGGCGGACAGGAGCGTCTCTGCTGCGCACTGCAGGGCCTGGCTGCGAGCTGGAGCGCAGACATGCCGAGGAGCCGGTGCCCAAGGCGCGTAGCTCCGCTCTGCTCGTCACACCCAGCGCGAGCCAGCGGGCTGGTCCGGAGCCCCACGAagccacaccccagccctggTACAGGCGCAGCGAGAGGGGGGCTGTGAACATGGACGGACCAGCCCCTTCTGGCGCTGCAGGACGCGTCCGCACAACGGTGCCACATCGCACTGGCCGTGCGGCAGCAGGGCCGTGCCCGGGGCCGGGCAGGTGACCCAGCCCTGCGGCAGGAGTGGCGGCTGCCCGTGGAGACCCGCACGTACGACGTTCATCCTGGACGCCTCGCAGCTGGGCGGGGATAACCCAGCCTGGGAACGGAGCCCCGGGCCGCTGTCGGGCGCGAGTTCCTGGATTGCCGTCTCGGGCTGGCGACAGACCAAGCGAGCGAGTCGAACGGGTTTATATCACTGCAGTGCGACGAGCCACGGACCAAGGCCGGAGCCCTGCGCGCGGGGAAGGGACGGGCCAGAGAGACTCTGCAGAGAGCATGGCCTGCTGGCGGGGCAAGCACGGGCCGGGCACAGCACGGGCCGTGGGAAGTCACTGCCCAAGCTGGTTGCGGCCTGGAACGGAGCCAGCAGGCGGCCAGCGCCTGGTCCCTCGTGCCCCACACAAAACGCGGTGGCTCATCGTGgtcatcccagccaggaggtTTTGCACCGAAACTCTGGAGTTTCCCACTATCGCAAGATGCCGCAGAGGAGACAACTTGTTTCCTGTCTGGCTGAGGAGAGGGCACAGCTCACATCCTGGCTAGACGCTTCAAACCCGGCTTTCCAGCTGGCCACAGCCACTgtgctgggcagggagcaggccaGACTGCCGAGCAGGAGCAGCGCCTTTATAAAACACCCTGTGCCTCACTGCCCCACGGCAAAGCGCCTCGCGGAGAGGCTGGCCCATGAGAACACCCCCGCACTGGGTCACAGCTAGCTCCTCCTCACTGACAGCACCAGTTAGCTCTGCCGGGCCGGGCCCTGGCTAGAGACAGCTGCGAACTCCAGAGAGACTAGAAAGGATCCAGCTGTTCCACAGACAGCGCCCTGAGCGAGTCACCCGGTGAACGCCCGTCTATCGCCCCGGCTCTCTCTGGTCACTGCAGGAGTGAGGGCAGAGCCCACCCATGCCACAACGGCACGTGCTTAGCTCTGGAACGTGTGTAAGCTCCTCGCTCCCAGTGATCACACGAGGTTTACTCTGGTCCCGTCTCCCGCGAGGGCTGCCTGGGTTACACGTCTCCAGCCGGGTGCGCCTGAGCGAAACCCTGTGAAGGACTGAGCTCCGCGCGTCCTGCTGGCATCGCGCCGGCGAGTTTAGTCGTCATGGTGTCGATGCGACTCTGCGTCAGTCAGTACCCGAGAGTGCTGAGGCTGGACAAGCTCATCACACGGCCCAGGCCGAGTCCGACAGGCAAAGCCGCTGCAAGAACCCCAGCATCGAACAGAACCGAGCCTGGCAGACGGACACAGATTCTGCGGCTCCCAGACCAAAAGGGGAAGAGGCTCCGAATCGGCTTGTGAGCTGCAGATTGCACCACCAAGCGCACaagagccccagccctgggggcctGCGGCCTCCCTCACTGCCTGTTTCATGGGGTTTGATGCGCAATAGCCCTGTTCACGCACAGCTGGCACCAGTGACTTGGCTCCATTTCCACATCTCCCTGGAACACTGGCTGGCTGACTTCCCATAGGCAGCCCCGTGAGCCCCCTGGCAGACAAGCTGCTTTGGCTCAGGGGCTAGGTCGGTACCAAGTCACCAGCCCAGACCCGTGGAGTAGGAGAAGAACAGCTGCCTTTGAATGAAGGGAAGGGATTGATTGTCCCTCGACAACTGTCGCAGCTCTGCTGGGGCCCAATTCAGGCCGGCCCCAAGGGCTGCCCACCCAGCAAGGCTTCGCTCGCTGCCATGTCTCATTTGCTTTCAATGTTATTTTGCCACTAAACTCGTCCGTTTCTAGTAATTTTCTGGCCAAAGGACACGGAGCCAAAGAACAGCAGGAAAACTAGTTGAAGTCACCGGCTCATTCTGTTATTTAGCCCATGTGAGTTTTATAACCTAGCCTGCCCACAGGTTCGTGGAGGGCTGTGGTTCTGGGGTCCCTCGGGGATGTGTGGATCCCTGCAGAGGGTCCCAGAgggtggggtgtctctgggaTGTGATTTACCACTCACCTGCAGCCCCACACTGTTCCTCTCACTCCCCAGAGGGATGGACATGTTGGGGGGGCCTATGGGAGATTGGGGGTGTCTGGGGGAAAGGGCAGGCCCTTGGGGGGCCACTCACCGCTCACCCGCAGCTCCACAGTGCCCTTCTCACTGCCCTGCGGCACCAGCTGGAGAGCGACCCGGTAGGTGCCGCTGTCGTTGGCCTGGGCGCCCCGGAGGAGCAGAGACCCGTTGGGAAAGCCAACCTCGCGGCCCGTGAACTGCACCCCATTGCGCTGGGGGCGGCCCTGCCCAGGGAAGTAGCTGAAGATGCGGGTGCTGCCATCAGCCAGCCGCCCCCGGTACCAGTCGAAGTGACGCAGGGGCTCCAAGCCACCTTCCACGGACAGAGTGACGTTCTGCCCCACGGACGGCGCCTCCGGGATCACGTGCACCACAAAAGTACAAACCACAGTGTGGGGACCCCAGCACAACAGGAGACAGCCTGACgggtcaggggagagggagagagatggtgAAAGTGCCCCTCAGGCCCGACACGCAGCCCCCtgctaacccagccctgggctccccacctccagctctgccggtgccccccaatTCCTGCCCGTAGTCCCCCGCttacccagccctgggcttccccccacagctctgctggtgcccctcctTCCTGACCCACAGACCCCtgctaacccagccctgggcttccccccacagctctgccggtgcccctcactcccgacacgcagccccctgctaacccagccctgggctccccacctccagctctgcgcagccccctgctaacccagccctgggcttccccccacagctctgctggtgcccctcctTCCTGACCCACGGACCCCTGCTAGTtcagcccagggctccccctaCTGCTGTCTCACCTGCAAACAGAACCCCCTTATATGGGGTGTCCCAGAAACAAGGCCCTCCCATCCTCCCTggaggcaggagcagaggggagggtcCCAGtctgtggagagaggagaaggaacCTGAGAGAGGAGCCCAGTCGGATGCCTGGGTCCCTTTGCTGGAGTGCCTTTGCCAAGGGTCCCAGGCTCAGCTCCTCTGATGGGCTTTGGACGCGGGATCTCCGCCAGCCTCCCACcgggctgcagggctgtgggggcggTGCACCACGCAAGAGCTGCTGAACCTGTCTGGCCCTGAGTCACCCAGCGGCTGGAACACGGGCTGGAGAGGCAGGTGCCCTGGTGCCGAGCCCAGGAGGCGGCCTGGGAAACAGACTGTAGTGGGGAGAGAGCCCCGTGCATCAAAAATaagggaagagaacccaggagtcctggctcccagcccacaactgtgagagaacccaggagtgctcggccccggctctaaccactctactcccatcccagagccggggatagaacccaggagtcctggcccctagccccccccccaccagacccCATCCCTttcccagagccggggatagaacccaggagtcctggcccccagccccccccaccagaCCCCATCCCTttcccagagccggggatagaacccaggagtcctggcccccagcccccaccaccagaccccactcctttcccagagccggggatagaacccaggagtcctggcccccagccccaccagcagaccccactcctttcccagagccggggatagaacccaggagtcctggcccccagccccaccagcaGACCCCATTCCTttcccagagccggggatagaacccaggagtcctggcccccagcccccaccaccagaccccactcctttcccagagccggggatagaacccaggagtcctggcccccccccccaccggacCCCATCCCTttcccagagccggggatagaacccaggagtcctggtccccACATGTAGGTGTCTGTGTCTTACCAAGTGCTGATCCCGCCCCCTCGGGGGGCCGGTGGTGCGGTCGGTCCGTCGGTCGGTCCGTCTCCCGTCTGCCTCCTTCACGGCAGCCTCCTCCCGTCTCTGACTCCCTCCCCCGcagggcccggggctggggcgggaCCTGCCCCCTCTGCCTGTTCGCGGTGCCTCTGCgctgctccggggggggggggtgtcggtgCTGTCAGACCCCTCCCCGAATAACAcggaccccgccccgcccccagactCCGGGCCAACCCCCCCGGCTCCCGTTTCTGGCGGCTCACTGGGGAGCGGGGAGCGGAGATCTCGGCGGCGGCGGGCTCCAGTCACACCCCGGGGCCCCGACCCCGCTGCCGCAGCTGGGGCAACCCGGCCCCTCCGGGCACCGCCCTGAGAAACTGGGGGgccctccccccctccatccTCCTGGGTCAAgtccctccccacagcacagcgccccctgctgagcccccttccccctccccacagcgccccctgccgagtccccccgccgagcccccttCTCCGCAGCACAGCACCTCCCGCTGAGCCCCAAAgccctccccacagcgcccctcgctgagcccccttccccctgcccacagcgTCCCCCGCTGAGCcctaacccccccctccccacagcaccccctgcggAGCCCCAAAgccctccccacagcgcccctcgctgagcccccttccccctgcccacagcgtcccctgccgagccccctgcccacagcgtcccctgccgagccccctccccacagcccccccgccgagcccccttctccgcagcacagcaccccctgcggagccccaatccctgcagcacagcgccccctgccgcgCCCCtgtccccacagcgccccccgctgagcccccaaccctcttccggacagcgccccctgccgagctcCCCACTCCACAGCGctgaacccccctccccacaggcagcgcccctgccgagcccccagccccctccccacagcgccgCCTCcacgcagcccagcgccccccttctgagcccccacccctctccccacaacgCCCCCTCCCGagccaccagccccctccccacagcgccgCCTCCacgcagcacagcacccccttctgagcccccacccctctccccacaacgCCCCCTCCCGagccaccagccccctccccacagcgccgCCTCcacgcagcacagcgccccccgccgagcccccccctccccacagcgccccccgaGCCCTGGACCCGCTCCCAGCTGCACAGCGCCCCGGACACTGCAGCCTGGCTCCGTGGGAGAGGCAGGCAGGAGCCCTCctctggcagcccccccccggcagtgtcggggggggggggattcaggCTGCGCCTTGTCCCGCCTCCATCCAACCACCCACCCCGCCCGCTCCCACACGGGCCCTCGACCGACCCGGACCAATGCGCATTTCCGCATTTCGCCGCCAGGGGTCCTCACCGCTCCACGGAGGACCCCCCCCCATAAAAGCTCTTCAGGTCCCTTGGGACGGGGCCGGCCGGAGTAGAGGGGGCCCTGAAGGACCcagcagtcaggactcctgggctctatcccagCTCTAGGCAGCGAGTGGGCGGTacagggggctgggaaccaggactcctgggttctctccctggctctaggaggggagtCGGGGTCTAGGGATTTTTCCGggaggactgggaatcaggacactCCCAGCTGCCCTTTTGCATTCTCACACCACAGCTTTTTTGCACACACACCACCATTCTCCTGTGATCACACTCACCCTCCAGCACTCACCACCAATTTCTGTCAGCTGTCTGTCCTTGCACACACCCCCCCTTTTGCCCTCAGCACTGATCTTTCTACACTCATGCAAGGATGCACTCTCTGACCCTTCTTGCACTCTCACATACCCTGACACGTCCACCACCCAGtccttgcacacccacccacagCGGTGCACTCCCTGCCCAGCCGTGTGTGCTGTCACCCCCCTTTCACACTGGTGCATGCTCACTCTTGTGCTCCCCTGCAGAACAGAGCCTCTCAGGGGAAAGGGGGGGTCGCTGCTGGCCCAACCTGAACCCCCCCCGgctccttccctccaccccccccacctgtCCCCTGCCCAGTGGGGGATGCAGGATACGGAGCAGGGACTTTCCAAACCCAACGCTTCTGGTAAATCGGATCCTGCTTCCAGGGGCGGagccagggagaagggggggctgTTGGAAGGAGttacggggggcggggggagggtggggggtgcatGGACAGAGGGAAGCGGGGCAGAGGTGCACAGAGCGCTGAAAGCTTGGCGGTTGGGCCCTGTCCCTctgggctgggcccagggcagctggctgagCTCTCTGTTCGCAGGCCTTTGTGTGTTCTGCGACCCCAGTGCAGCTCCAGACACCATCCTGCAGCCAGCGCGGGCACCCCCATGCCGGGCACTTCTCGCTCACAGGCACCCGTGGGGGGGACAACAGCGTCACTGCAGGGGGAGCAGCGGGGATGCAGGGAGGGGTCActgcagggggagcagtggggacgcAGGGAGGGGTCACTGCAGGGGGAACAGAGGGGACGCAGGGAAGGGACACTgcagagggagcagtggggatgcagggaggggTCGCTGCAGGGGGAACAGTGGGGATGCAGGGAAGGGTCACTGCAGGGggagcagtggagctggggggcagggagccctgcagggggagcagtggggacgcagggaggggtcactgcagagggagcagtggagatgcagagaagggtcactgcagggggagcagtggggatgcagggaagggtcactgcagggggagcagtggggacgcAGGGAAGGGTCActgcagggggagcagtggggac
This window contains:
- the CEACAM19 gene encoding cell adhesion molecule CEACAM19; amino-acid sequence: MGGPCFWDTPYKGVLFAGCLLLCWGPHTVVCTFVVHVIPEAPSVGQNVTLSVEGGLEPLRHFDWYRGRLADGSTRIFSYFPGQGRPQRNGVQFTGREVGFPNGSLLLRGAQANDSGTYRVALQLVPQGSEKGTVELRVSAPVTTLGPRTLPPPGSDTEPPPATAAPSTPQVLGWVVAGVMVGILLTGALGAVVIYHLVLRRSDLAGGSTGKLDPKGKKPPRSPRDDTEPIYEVMESPLELPQPEGRNPETDPRAPPAMPLPPQPDPNYMELLQRAESVYAQIQR